The Vespula vulgaris chromosome 22, iyVesVulg1.1, whole genome shotgun sequence genome window below encodes:
- the LOC127071607 gene encoding zinc finger protein 7-like isoform X4, whose translation MEGYEDDDDTHFCIKCHLTIHGLENYVRHRQSGCRPPDDKTETARESPSTPTTISYPEILNADAFFSSLELQSSSKSNARRTNTLLENNRKEDKKNERRKKGQKNQPDTEDSKEKLHSMLPGDTDLDDSEEHLCIQSFVGFTDIVTSSTPSKSTSTVGASKLNQSIRHTTMNIEGSSFPNKHEPDNSLEDLVAESKQTDRKRPEENPRIEQDHQTWLDDTILVDLDENKDLARYEEFVYQEDVDSDDDMLDEDLAEDESYSESDDGEDQERPPRGHTGGKWKPGLNDLPQDIPQLQDDEVEVEEDQHSEHPPPTYTGGKWKPTESSQKVEDYQGKNTEGQPPPEHTRGKWIPGAQTDIDSGYWCNPCGRKLASRLVYNRHLLSDLHARRSIREIDDGVHLPRDATSTRRMLTRRQVALAEKSKRTSEDKEVKKNPRRREKEVLSCEMCHARVRKAQMGKHLLSHYHCRVAGINPRGPKARRFLLENMGNVVRQCPFQCAACRFYCNTQETFLIHWRSDLHTKTLEKISGSYRCGSCDFWCADGDTMETHLLSTSHCDVVSMMNGSVPVVISRQQALPCGSCNRQFRYNLQLRLHVKETGHKESFTASDQYQRRITCNMCPQVVRSLVSLQRHQLTCHINKEDEKNELNVSTQPTPYFCSFCSMNFATAQEAVRHRRTSNHKEIVKAQKSVSKENSESMFRDCPHCDEKQSTLTEHKDHLLDRHPDLCHRCPQCGILFALSQDVTRHTRDNKCSKTKEDTEPNTTIVRVEWICSICNFLTDSQAEFIFHEALHEGSVQSNKDEDNNGKSTVKYRCPLCKKIFRKVSLRNHIRSHTGERPFSCAKCFVSFVRRSDLNAHQRNCSSTDWPNEIRRKRSFTCSECNGAFYTNSHNSSNSSGNSITTITTTTTTTTIITSNNSSNSPRERRRDLAAGSRRYEYRRSWILVFENLLLISIASTSETFEALELGSMNDLPLYNIV comes from the exons AGGGttacgaggacgacgacgacacacACTTTTGCATCAAGTGTCACTTGACGATACACGGATTGGAAAATTACGTTCGTCATCGTCAATCAGGATGTCGTCCGCCAGATGACAAAACAGAAACCGCACGAGAATCGCCCTCCACGCCAACGACGATCTCCTATCCTGAGATACTGAACGCAGACGCTTTCTTCAGTTCGTTGGAATTACAGAGCAGCTCGAAATCGAATGCCAGACGTACGAACACTCTATTAGAGAACaacagaaaagaagacaagaagAACGAACGCCGAAAGAAAGGACAGAAAAATCAACCGGATACCGAGGATTCCAAAGAAAAACTTCACAGTATGTTACCCGGTGATACCGACTTGGACGATTCCGAGGAACATCTCTGCATTCAGTCTTTCGTTGGGTTCACCGATATCGTTACTTCCTCGACGCCCAGTAAATCGACAAGTACCGTAGGTGCGAGTAAATTGAATCAATCGATTAGACATACAACGATGAACATCGAAGGATCGAGTTTTCCGAATAAACACGAGCCGGATAATTCTTTGGAAGATCTTGTCGCTGAATCGAAACAAACAGATAGGAAAAGGCCGGAAGAAAATCCGAGAATAGAGCAGGATCATCAAACGTGGTTAGACGACACGATACTGGTCGATCTCGATGAAAATAAGGATTTGGCTAGGTACGAGGAATTCGTATATCAGGAGGATGTTGATTCGGACGATGACATGTTAGATGAGGATCTCGCCGAAGACGAATCTTATTCCGAGTCAGATGACGGTGAAGATCAGGAAAGACCACCTAGAGGACACACAGGTGGGAAATGGAAGCCTGGTTTGAATGATCTTCCTCAAGATATACCTCAGCTGCAGGATGACGAAGTGGAAGTCGAAGAGGATCAACATTCGGAGCATCCACCGCCCACTTATACAGGTGGCAAGTGGAAACCTACGGAATCATCTCAG AAAGTCGAGGATTATCAGGGGAAGAATACGGAGGGACAACCACCGCCAGAACATACGCGAGGAAAATGGATACCGGGTGCGCAAACGGATATCGACTCGGGATATTGGTGCAATCCTTGCGGCAGGAAGCTTGCGTCGCGATTGGTCTATAACAGGCATCTTCTCTCTGATTTGCACGCTCGAAGAAGCATTCGAGAGATCGACGATGGTGTTCATCTACCGCGTGACGCAACCTCGACGAGGAGAATGTTAACGCGACGGCAAGTCGCACTAGCCGAG AAAAGTAAACGTACATCCGAGGATAAAGAAGTCAAGAAGAATCCTCgtagaagggagaaagaagtaCTCTCCTGTGAGATGTGTCACGCTCGCGTGAGAAAAGCTCAAATGGGCAAACATTTGCTTTCCCATTACCATTGTCGCGTGGCGGGAATAAATCCTCGAGGTCCAAAGGCGCGTCGGTTTCTCTTGGAGAACATGGGGAACGTAGTTCGCCAGTGTCCGTTTCAATGCGCCGCTTGTCGTTTCTATTGCAACACTCAGGAAACGTTTTTAATTCATTGGCGCTCGGATCTTCATACCAAGACtttagaaaaa ATCAGTGGAAGTTATCGATGCGGTTCTTGCGATTTCTGGTGTGCGGACGGAGACACGATGGAAACCCACTTATTAAGCACGAGTCATTGTGACGTTGTTTCAATGATGAACGGTTCGGTACCGGTGGTAATCAGTCGTCAACAAGCATTGCCCTGTGGCAGCTGCAACCGTCAATTCCGATATAATCTGCAGCTGCGACTGCACGTCAAAGAGACGGGACACAAGGAAAGCTTCACAGCATCGGACCAGTATCAACGACGTATCACTTGCAACATGTGCCCCCAAGTCGTGAGGTCCTTGGTATCTCTTCAACGCCATCAGCTAACCTGTCACATTAACAAGGAAGACGAAAAGAACGAATTGAACGTTTCCACGCAACCAACGCCTTACTTCTGTTCTTTTTGTTCGATGAACTTTGCGACAGCTCAAGAAGCCGTACGTCATAGAAGAACATCCAATCACAAGGAGATTGTTAAAGCCCAAAAATCCGTTTCCAAAGAAAATTCCGAAAGCATGTTTCGAGATTGTCCGCATTGCGACGAGAAACAATCGACTCTCACGGAACACAAAGATCATCTTCTTGATAGACACCCTGACTTGTGTCACAG GTGTCCACAATGCGGAATACTCTTCGCTCTTTCGCAAGACGTAACGAGACACACCAGGGACAATAAGTGTAGCAAGACAAAAGAAGACACCGAGCCTAACACAACGATTGTTAGGGTAGAATGGATATGCTCAATTTGTAATTTCTTAACAGATTCTCAAGCGGAATTCATCTTTCACGAGGCTCTCCATGAGGGTAGCGTTCAATCGAACAAAGACGAAGATAATAATGGCAAGTCGACCGTCAAATATAGGTGTCCCCTCTGTAAAAAAATCTTCAGAAAAGTATCTCTAAGGAACCACATCAGAAGTCATACAGGTGAACGACCATTTTCATGTGCCAAATGCTTCGTATCATTTGTAAGAAGATCTGACTTGAATGCTCATCAAAGAAATTGTTCGTCGACTGACTGGCCAAACGAGATTCGTCGAAAAAGAAGTTTTACCTGTTCGGAATGTAATGGCGCCTTTTACACTAA CAGccacaacagcagcaacagcagcggCAACagcatcaccaccatcactaccaccaccaccaccaccaccatcatcaccagcaacaacagcagcaatagTCCTCGAGAACGACGTCGAGATCTTGCGGCCGGCAGCCGGAGATACGAGTACCGTCGATCCTGGATACTTGTGTTCGAAAATTTGCTGCTAATTTCGATAGCATCGACGAGCGAAACGTTCGAAGCACTCGAACTCGGCTCGATGAACGATCTACCTCTGTACAACATTGTTTAA
- the LOC127071607 gene encoding zinc finger protein 7-like isoform X5 gives MEGYEDDDDTHFCIKCHLTIHGLENYVRHRQSGCRPPDDKTETARESPSTPTTISYPEILNADAFFSSLELQSSSKSNARRTNTLLENNRKEDKKNERRKKGQKNQPDTEDSKEKLHSMLPGDTDLDDSEEHLCIQSFVGFTDIVTSSTPSKSTSTVGASKLNQSIRHTTMNIEGSSFPNKHEPDNSLEDLVAESKQTDRKRPEENPRIEQDHQTWLDDTILVDLDENKDLARYEEFVYQEDVDSDDDMLDEDLAEDESYSESDDGEDQERPPRGHTGGKWKPGLNDLPQDIPQLQDDEVEVEEDQHSEHPPPTYTGGKWKPTESSQKVEDYQGKNTEGQPPPEHTRGKWIPGAQTDIDSGYWCNPCGRKLASRLVYNRHLLSDLHARRSIREIDDGVHLPRDATSTRRMLTRRQVALAEKSKRTSEDKEVKKNPRRREKEVLSCEMCHARVRKAQMGKHLLSHYHCRVAGINPRGPKARRFLLENMGNVVRQCPFQCAACRFYCNTQETFLIHWRSDLHTKTLEKISGSYRCGSCDFWCADGDTMETHLLSTSHCDVVSMMNGSVPVVISRQQALPCGSCNRQFRYNLQLRLHVKETGHKESFTASDQYQRRITCNMCPQVVRSLVSLQRHQLTCHINKEDEKNELNVSTQPTPYFCSFCSMNFATAQEAVRHRRTSNHKEIVKAQKSVSKENSESMFRDCPHCDEKQSTLTEHKDHLLDRHPDLCHRCPQCGILFALSQDVTRHTRDNKCSKTKEDTEPNTTIVRVEWICSICNFLTDSQAEFIFHEALHEGSVQSNKDEDNNGKSTVKYRCPLCKKIFRKVSLRNHIRSHTGERPFSCAKCFVSFVRRSDLNAHQRNCSSTDWPNEIRRKRSFTCSECNGAFYTKFTLKVEATGRLLHGLQTSIRSDRIALRLEKRKANQKKKKKKKKKKKKKKKKKKKRKKKKKKKNKKKKMKKMEKG, from the exons AGGGttacgaggacgacgacgacacacACTTTTGCATCAAGTGTCACTTGACGATACACGGATTGGAAAATTACGTTCGTCATCGTCAATCAGGATGTCGTCCGCCAGATGACAAAACAGAAACCGCACGAGAATCGCCCTCCACGCCAACGACGATCTCCTATCCTGAGATACTGAACGCAGACGCTTTCTTCAGTTCGTTGGAATTACAGAGCAGCTCGAAATCGAATGCCAGACGTACGAACACTCTATTAGAGAACaacagaaaagaagacaagaagAACGAACGCCGAAAGAAAGGACAGAAAAATCAACCGGATACCGAGGATTCCAAAGAAAAACTTCACAGTATGTTACCCGGTGATACCGACTTGGACGATTCCGAGGAACATCTCTGCATTCAGTCTTTCGTTGGGTTCACCGATATCGTTACTTCCTCGACGCCCAGTAAATCGACAAGTACCGTAGGTGCGAGTAAATTGAATCAATCGATTAGACATACAACGATGAACATCGAAGGATCGAGTTTTCCGAATAAACACGAGCCGGATAATTCTTTGGAAGATCTTGTCGCTGAATCGAAACAAACAGATAGGAAAAGGCCGGAAGAAAATCCGAGAATAGAGCAGGATCATCAAACGTGGTTAGACGACACGATACTGGTCGATCTCGATGAAAATAAGGATTTGGCTAGGTACGAGGAATTCGTATATCAGGAGGATGTTGATTCGGACGATGACATGTTAGATGAGGATCTCGCCGAAGACGAATCTTATTCCGAGTCAGATGACGGTGAAGATCAGGAAAGACCACCTAGAGGACACACAGGTGGGAAATGGAAGCCTGGTTTGAATGATCTTCCTCAAGATATACCTCAGCTGCAGGATGACGAAGTGGAAGTCGAAGAGGATCAACATTCGGAGCATCCACCGCCCACTTATACAGGTGGCAAGTGGAAACCTACGGAATCATCTCAG AAAGTCGAGGATTATCAGGGGAAGAATACGGAGGGACAACCACCGCCAGAACATACGCGAGGAAAATGGATACCGGGTGCGCAAACGGATATCGACTCGGGATATTGGTGCAATCCTTGCGGCAGGAAGCTTGCGTCGCGATTGGTCTATAACAGGCATCTTCTCTCTGATTTGCACGCTCGAAGAAGCATTCGAGAGATCGACGATGGTGTTCATCTACCGCGTGACGCAACCTCGACGAGGAGAATGTTAACGCGACGGCAAGTCGCACTAGCCGAG AAAAGTAAACGTACATCCGAGGATAAAGAAGTCAAGAAGAATCCTCgtagaagggagaaagaagtaCTCTCCTGTGAGATGTGTCACGCTCGCGTGAGAAAAGCTCAAATGGGCAAACATTTGCTTTCCCATTACCATTGTCGCGTGGCGGGAATAAATCCTCGAGGTCCAAAGGCGCGTCGGTTTCTCTTGGAGAACATGGGGAACGTAGTTCGCCAGTGTCCGTTTCAATGCGCCGCTTGTCGTTTCTATTGCAACACTCAGGAAACGTTTTTAATTCATTGGCGCTCGGATCTTCATACCAAGACtttagaaaaa ATCAGTGGAAGTTATCGATGCGGTTCTTGCGATTTCTGGTGTGCGGACGGAGACACGATGGAAACCCACTTATTAAGCACGAGTCATTGTGACGTTGTTTCAATGATGAACGGTTCGGTACCGGTGGTAATCAGTCGTCAACAAGCATTGCCCTGTGGCAGCTGCAACCGTCAATTCCGATATAATCTGCAGCTGCGACTGCACGTCAAAGAGACGGGACACAAGGAAAGCTTCACAGCATCGGACCAGTATCAACGACGTATCACTTGCAACATGTGCCCCCAAGTCGTGAGGTCCTTGGTATCTCTTCAACGCCATCAGCTAACCTGTCACATTAACAAGGAAGACGAAAAGAACGAATTGAACGTTTCCACGCAACCAACGCCTTACTTCTGTTCTTTTTGTTCGATGAACTTTGCGACAGCTCAAGAAGCCGTACGTCATAGAAGAACATCCAATCACAAGGAGATTGTTAAAGCCCAAAAATCCGTTTCCAAAGAAAATTCCGAAAGCATGTTTCGAGATTGTCCGCATTGCGACGAGAAACAATCGACTCTCACGGAACACAAAGATCATCTTCTTGATAGACACCCTGACTTGTGTCACAG GTGTCCACAATGCGGAATACTCTTCGCTCTTTCGCAAGACGTAACGAGACACACCAGGGACAATAAGTGTAGCAAGACAAAAGAAGACACCGAGCCTAACACAACGATTGTTAGGGTAGAATGGATATGCTCAATTTGTAATTTCTTAACAGATTCTCAAGCGGAATTCATCTTTCACGAGGCTCTCCATGAGGGTAGCGTTCAATCGAACAAAGACGAAGATAATAATGGCAAGTCGACCGTCAAATATAGGTGTCCCCTCTGTAAAAAAATCTTCAGAAAAGTATCTCTAAGGAACCACATCAGAAGTCATACAGGTGAACGACCATTTTCATGTGCCAAATGCTTCGTATCATTTGTAAGAAGATCTGACTTGAATGCTCATCAAAGAAATTGTTCGTCGACTGACTGGCCAAACGAGATTCGTCGAAAAAGAAGTTTTACCTGTTCGGAATGTAATGGCGCCTTTTACACTAA ATTCACTTTGAAAGTGGAGGCAACTGGAAGACTCCTTCATGGCTTGCAAACCTCGATACGATCGGATCGTATAGCGCTGAGActagagaaaaggaaagcaaatcagaagaagaagaagaagaagaagaagaagaagaagaagaagaagaagaagaagaagaagaggaagaagaagaagaagaagaaaaataagaagaagaagatgaagaagatggagaagggataa